From Pongo pygmaeus isolate AG05252 chromosome 2, NHGRI_mPonPyg2-v2.0_pri, whole genome shotgun sequence, a single genomic window includes:
- the LOC134737551 gene encoding large ribosomal subunit protein eL20-like, with product MGASLDREHSGTPCRIRRYGSQQPVCEGGKGRQTAASPASHYDSRSSTYNMYRQYRDLTTAGAVTQCYRARAHSVQITPPDEGGGDCSQQVPPAGCQAVPRLQDQVPAAPPGPAPSAQATPHPKRPNTFF from the coding sequence ATGGGCGCCTCCCTGGATCGGGAGCACAGCGGGACACCCTGTCGGATCCGGAGGTATGGAAGTCAGCAGCCGGTCTGCGAAGGTGGCAAAGGGCGGCAAACAGCAGCTAGTCCTGCCTCTCACTATGACTCCCGGAGCAGCACCTACAACATGTACCGGCAATACCGGGACTTGACCACCGCGGGCGCTGTCACCCAGTGCTACCGCGCCAGGGCCCACTCCGTCCAGATCACTCCACCAGATGAAGGTGGAGGTGATTGCAGCCAGCAAGTGCCGCCGGCCGGCTGTCAAGCAGTTCCACGACTCCAAGATCAAGTTCCTGCTGCCCCACCGGGTCCTGCGCCGTCAGCACAAGCCACGCCTCACCCCAAGAGGCCCAACACCTTCTTCTAG